In Marinomonas posidonica IVIA-Po-181, a single window of DNA contains:
- a CDS encoding SPOR domain-containing protein, translating into MGITKKLVVVQMGLVLAACSSTGGNNTFMTYEDLQTKVRMHDEQWQAAQVKLDKIDALEAEVASLKQEKLALEAAKEMPDATESTMIDVDDSMAATNVAPAVETSTDTMASMEDPAETMSASMSTEKMSSETMPAAPLAGAEQNNMNMAQAAPLAATNMSQSSTKSTNSTMADDGYGVQLAAYSNRDEAVRGWQVLMKRDPTAYNGLVPKINQKEVKGRTMYQLKVGPFLQKSFSVDFCMMLKEKGKDCLVNQYNGESF; encoded by the coding sequence ATGGGAATAACAAAAAAACTAGTCGTAGTCCAAATGGGATTAGTATTAGCGGCTTGTTCATCAACTGGTGGAAATAATACCTTCATGACCTATGAAGACTTACAGACTAAAGTCCGAATGCATGATGAACAGTGGCAAGCTGCGCAAGTTAAACTAGATAAAATCGATGCGCTTGAAGCGGAAGTGGCTTCCTTGAAGCAGGAAAAATTGGCCCTAGAAGCGGCCAAGGAAATGCCAGATGCCACTGAATCGACCATGATTGATGTGGACGACAGTATGGCGGCAACCAATGTTGCGCCCGCGGTAGAGACTTCAACAGACACAATGGCGTCGATGGAGGATCCAGCTGAAACCATGTCAGCCTCTATGTCGACAGAGAAAATGTCATCAGAAACCATGCCTGCAGCGCCTTTGGCAGGGGCTGAACAGAACAATATGAATATGGCTCAAGCGGCGCCGTTGGCCGCAACAAACATGTCTCAGTCGTCGACAAAATCGACAAACAGCACGATGGCGGATGATGGTTATGGTGTACAGTTAGCAGCCTATTCGAATCGTGATGAAGCCGTCCGTGGATGGCAGGTGTTAATGAAACGCGATCCGACGGCTTATAATGGGTTAGTGCCTAAAATTAATCAAAAAGAAGTCAAAGGTCGCACTATGTATCAGCTTAAAGTCGGGCCATTTTTACAAAAATCCTTTAGTGTCGATTTTTGCATGATGCTGAAAGAAAAGGGCAAAGATTGCCTAGTTAACCAATACAATGGTGAATCTTTCTAA
- a CDS encoding YqaA family protein, whose translation MEYISILIVSFLSATILPLGSEALLLFYTAQEANSLLLLWCWATMGNSLGAMTNWLLGTYLTRFEGRRWFPVDKKRRVKAEYYFNRYGVWSLLFTWLPIIGDGIAIAAGVFRTSLWYFIPLVVLGKAGRYALILWGQQVIYTG comes from the coding sequence TTGGAATATATCAGCATTTTGATTGTGTCATTTTTGTCGGCCACTATATTACCATTGGGCTCAGAAGCCTTATTGTTGTTTTATACAGCGCAAGAAGCCAACAGCCTTCTTTTGTTATGGTGTTGGGCTACCATGGGGAACAGTTTAGGTGCAATGACCAATTGGCTATTGGGGACTTACCTTACTCGTTTTGAAGGGCGTCGTTGGTTTCCGGTCGACAAAAAAAGGCGGGTAAAAGCAGAATATTACTTTAATCGTTATGGGGTATGGAGTTTGCTCTTTACTTGGTTACCCATTATAGGCGATGGTATTGCTATAGCAGCAGGTGTCTTTAGAACCTCGCTTTGGTATTTTATTCCTTTGGTGGTGCTAGGAAAAGCTGGCCGCTACGCTTTGATTTTGTGGGGACAGCAGGTTATATATACTGGCTGA
- a CDS encoding methyl-accepting chemotaxis protein, whose product MLNRINDIKIRYKLWAIIGLMSLGTTALILVSLSSLFYSHVEARKERTADILDIVNTSLLSLFQQQENNQISPQQAKQDALTLLSEFRYGEEQSVWVLANNGRKLLNAPDNFTSQQPPSSLLEALKTSNKSNTDHQTIEFHYQDSSGGEHSMIASALDFTPWQLTVVTTTSMDAVTNFFLVALVDYAILVGILTLVVGGTALFIIHMVTTRVTSLCHTMTTVQHSGDLTQRVEFSGKDEMGAMAKAFNSMMNDFQSIVRNVTHSSETLDGIVGQTNQSTHKTVEGVARQLSNTDQATELMQSVMTSVEEALGIAEQAKNKTQELGQHSKQGLGVMNKANQDIQQLSHEVGQAAQQIQTLREEVTHIHERLGIISEVAEQTNLLALNAAIEAARAGEQGRGFAVVADEVRHLAQRSQLAATEIGGLIDRLTEQTDTAVGVMESAQNTANQGANQTAEAGQAFSEIADGVISISQLNSHISQAADRQHESSQTVHQALGDIAVICQENNDNSTDIRTSVDHLQDCATQLRQLVQQFST is encoded by the coding sequence ATGCTCAACCGTATAAATGATATCAAAATTCGCTATAAACTCTGGGCCATTATAGGCCTAATGTCATTAGGGACAACGGCATTAATTTTGGTGTCTCTGTCGTCGCTCTTTTACAGTCACGTGGAGGCGCGGAAAGAACGCACTGCCGACATTCTCGACATTGTAAACACTTCTCTATTATCTCTTTTTCAGCAACAAGAAAACAATCAAATATCCCCTCAACAAGCAAAGCAAGATGCCTTAACACTCTTATCAGAATTTCGTTATGGTGAAGAGCAAAGTGTTTGGGTATTGGCAAACAATGGGCGCAAACTATTAAACGCCCCAGACAACTTTACTAGCCAACAGCCCCCATCTTCATTATTAGAAGCGTTAAAAACGAGCAATAAATCGAACACAGACCACCAAACCATTGAATTTCACTACCAAGATTCCTCAGGCGGTGAGCACAGTATGATTGCCAGCGCGTTGGATTTTACCCCATGGCAACTAACGGTTGTCACCACCACATCAATGGACGCCGTGACGAATTTTTTCCTAGTTGCTTTAGTGGATTACGCTATTCTGGTGGGGATTTTAACCTTAGTGGTCGGCGGTACAGCCTTGTTTATTATTCATATGGTAACGACCCGTGTTACCAGCTTATGTCACACCATGACGACCGTTCAGCATTCAGGAGACCTGACTCAAAGGGTAGAATTTAGCGGTAAAGATGAAATGGGGGCCATGGCAAAAGCCTTTAACAGCATGATGAATGATTTTCAAAGCATCGTACGCAATGTCACGCACTCCAGCGAGACCCTAGATGGCATTGTTGGTCAAACCAACCAATCCACACACAAAACTGTTGAAGGGGTTGCACGACAACTTTCTAACACAGACCAAGCTACCGAATTAATGCAAAGTGTGATGACGTCGGTTGAAGAAGCCTTGGGGATTGCCGAGCAGGCGAAAAACAAAACACAAGAGCTTGGCCAACATTCAAAGCAAGGCTTGGGAGTGATGAATAAAGCCAACCAGGATATTCAACAATTATCCCATGAAGTCGGTCAGGCCGCTCAGCAAATACAAACCTTGCGAGAAGAGGTCACACACATTCATGAACGACTGGGCATCATATCCGAAGTCGCCGAACAAACCAATTTGCTGGCGTTGAACGCCGCGATTGAAGCGGCACGAGCGGGAGAACAAGGACGTGGCTTTGCTGTCGTGGCTGACGAAGTTCGTCATCTAGCACAAAGATCACAACTAGCCGCGACGGAAATTGGCGGTTTGATTGATCGCTTAACAGAACAAACCGATACTGCTGTTGGCGTAATGGAGTCTGCACAAAATACCGCCAACCAAGGTGCGAATCAAACGGCAGAAGCTGGGCAAGCCTTTTCTGAAATTGCCGACGGGGTGATTTCCATTTCGCAATTAAATAGCCACATCAGTCAAGCGGCTGATCGTCAACATGAATCCTCTCAAACCGTTCACCAAGCCTTAGGCGACATTGCGGTGATTTGTCAGGAAAACAACGACAATTCAACGGATATCCGTACCTCTGTCGATCATTTACAAGACTGTGCTACGCAACTGCGTCAACTCGTACAACAATTCAGTACCTAA
- a CDS encoding glycoside hydrolase family 15 protein, giving the protein MPSDTQDTLESLYQHIQAVILSRQHPVTGLFPASTSINNHGNYTDAWVRDNVYSIQAVWALSLAYKRASDTDKRAHELEFACIKMMRGLLFAMMRQSHKVEAFKHSLDPKDALHAKYDTKTGLEAVADDAWGHLQVDATSFYLLMMAQMTKAGSKLIFSRDEFNFIQNLIYYISRTYRTPDYGIWERGNKVNNGKEEINASSVGMAKAAMEAMDGLNLFGDEGPEWAVVHSFADAVARAGSVLQSLLPKESRSKEVDSAILSIIGFPAFAVNDEKLTRRTRHEILNKLGGEYGCKRFLLDGHQSALEDKNRIHYEYDELINFEHIESEWPLFFTYLYIDRLFARDWENANYYRHKIETLMIEKDGHKLLPELYYVPKESILAEKEKPGSQRRLPNDNLPLVWAQSLYLVGKMLDEELINTDDLDPLGLHKIQHRKHKTTTSMVILVQNDRVKQKLMDAGCLCQTLEEIAPLKAITAEQLVETYQHLGESTSLGLTGRPNRALNSLATSQAFSINNEHYLCLSWIQNEDKDYRKIDPDLFQAHIRNELTSLADHWYYQANAVFTILIDESMSEMSNSHELFEFIRLLQKRENDAYRVIPQSAKNAFKSGNRRVITMKPNDSLQLGIQLSHHERSWPLADDDQYFSLDQEHATTDALLAQLSETPSLNQAVHCLTLLGERKALMNTLPNSTPATTAYKVLHKVYLQTLISENWRAARQLYALLITPTTDLATYIADITVRQRFLVIGETPDTEIEISLPLHQDDILEAMKKASSSAVSLVLCHELIAIAGTLIRTQPDFFSGIRTIRIHNLVMLCARYFNQDDSAPLYDTLAEVSPSALYSAFEHVLKQKHDEFAHVSTSLRYHHTTDAQGSLNDIDWFDWRSEQGMITKLPDSLLLQFWESLSHVNTIVFGDLQSNTRLDCKRALNSMTPGEDTFALLVEGLTSDIHPSWYKSLIFECLYAFIQFCQQHKNCQFEQEVNLPILVSQAAMDYARQYLAEHPEEDAISTAVDDFAQITPSKANQFLRWAVSKLHSHQHQHSSSK; this is encoded by the coding sequence ATGCCGTCTGACACACAAGATACGCTAGAGTCTCTTTACCAACACATTCAAGCGGTAATTTTATCCCGCCAACATCCAGTAACAGGCTTATTTCCAGCCAGTACCAGCATCAATAATCATGGTAATTACACTGATGCCTGGGTACGTGATAATGTTTACAGTATCCAAGCGGTTTGGGCTTTGTCTTTAGCCTATAAACGTGCTTCTGATACGGACAAACGGGCTCATGAGCTGGAGTTTGCTTGCATCAAGATGATGCGTGGTTTGCTGTTCGCCATGATGCGCCAATCCCACAAAGTTGAAGCCTTTAAACACAGCCTCGACCCAAAAGACGCCCTGCACGCCAAATACGACACAAAAACCGGTTTAGAGGCTGTTGCAGACGATGCATGGGGGCATTTGCAAGTTGACGCCACCAGCTTCTACTTACTGATGATGGCGCAAATGACCAAGGCTGGCAGCAAACTCATTTTTTCCCGTGATGAATTCAATTTCATCCAAAACCTCATCTATTACATTTCGCGAACCTATCGCACACCAGATTACGGTATTTGGGAACGTGGTAACAAGGTAAATAACGGCAAGGAAGAAATCAATGCCAGCTCGGTTGGCATGGCCAAAGCCGCCATGGAAGCCATGGATGGTTTGAACCTGTTTGGAGACGAAGGTCCTGAATGGGCCGTGGTCCACTCCTTCGCCGATGCGGTCGCACGAGCTGGTTCGGTTTTGCAATCATTGCTGCCAAAAGAATCTCGTTCCAAAGAAGTGGATAGCGCTATCTTAAGCATTATTGGTTTCCCCGCGTTTGCGGTGAACGACGAAAAACTGACCCGTCGCACACGTCACGAGATCCTCAATAAATTGGGCGGTGAATATGGCTGTAAGCGCTTCCTACTGGACGGTCACCAATCGGCCTTGGAAGACAAAAATCGAATCCATTATGAATACGACGAGCTGATTAACTTTGAGCACATAGAATCAGAATGGCCGCTGTTTTTTACGTATTTATATATCGATCGTCTGTTTGCTCGTGATTGGGAAAATGCCAATTATTATCGCCACAAAATCGAAACCTTAATGATAGAGAAAGACGGCCATAAACTCTTACCTGAACTCTATTATGTTCCAAAAGAAAGCATCTTAGCAGAAAAGGAAAAACCTGGATCACAGCGTCGTTTGCCGAATGACAATTTACCCTTGGTATGGGCGCAAAGCTTATACCTTGTTGGTAAGATGCTTGATGAAGAACTGATTAACACCGATGACTTAGACCCACTCGGCCTTCACAAAATCCAACATAGAAAACATAAAACCACTACCTCCATGGTCATTTTGGTACAAAATGACAGAGTCAAACAAAAACTGATGGACGCGGGCTGCTTGTGTCAAACTCTTGAGGAAATAGCCCCTCTCAAAGCCATCACGGCAGAGCAATTGGTGGAAACCTACCAACATTTGGGCGAATCCACCTCGCTCGGCTTAACTGGTCGTCCTAATCGTGCTCTTAACAGTTTGGCCACATCACAGGCGTTTAGCATCAACAACGAGCATTATCTGTGTCTCTCTTGGATACAAAACGAAGACAAAGATTACCGTAAGATTGACCCTGATTTATTCCAGGCACACATTCGAAATGAACTCACGAGCTTAGCAGACCATTGGTATTACCAAGCCAACGCAGTGTTTACCATTTTAATTGACGAATCCATGAGTGAAATGAGCAACAGCCATGAACTGTTTGAATTCATTCGGCTCCTACAAAAACGTGAAAATGACGCCTATCGAGTCATCCCTCAATCCGCAAAAAACGCATTCAAATCGGGCAATCGTCGCGTCATTACTATGAAACCAAATGATTCTCTGCAATTGGGCATTCAATTGAGTCATCATGAACGCAGCTGGCCTCTAGCCGACGATGACCAATACTTCTCCCTTGACCAAGAGCACGCGACCACCGACGCCCTTTTGGCACAGTTGTCGGAAACCCCCTCCCTTAACCAAGCCGTTCATTGCCTTACCTTGCTAGGTGAGCGTAAAGCCTTGATGAATACCTTGCCAAATTCAACCCCAGCCACCACCGCCTACAAGGTGCTGCACAAGGTCTATTTGCAAACCCTTATCTCCGAGAACTGGCGGGCTGCTCGACAACTCTATGCTCTGTTAATCACCCCAACCACAGATTTAGCCACCTACATTGCCGACATTACCGTGAGACAACGCTTCCTGGTGATTGGTGAAACCCCAGACACCGAAATTGAGATCAGTTTACCCTTGCACCAAGATGACATTCTTGAGGCGATGAAAAAGGCGTCTAGCAGTGCCGTCAGTCTGGTTCTATGTCACGAATTGATTGCCATCGCTGGCACCTTAATACGCACTCAACCTGACTTCTTTTCTGGGATTCGCACCATTCGCATTCACAACCTTGTGATGCTGTGTGCTCGATACTTTAATCAAGATGATTCAGCTCCCCTCTATGATACTTTGGCAGAAGTGTCTCCAAGCGCCCTCTATTCAGCTTTTGAACATGTGCTAAAACAAAAACACGATGAATTCGCTCACGTTTCAACCAGCTTACGATACCATCACACGACAGACGCTCAAGGCAGCTTAAATGACATTGACTGGTTTGATTGGCGTTCTGAACAAGGCATGATCACTAAGCTACCAGATAGTTTATTGCTGCAATTTTGGGAAAGCCTGAGTCACGTCAATACCATTGTCTTTGGGGACTTACAAAGTAATACACGACTAGACTGTAAACGCGCCTTAAACTCCATGACACCAGGGGAAGACACTTTTGCTCTGCTTGTCGAAGGCCTCACATCTGACATTCACCCTAGCTGGTATAAGAGTTTAATTTTTGAGTGCTTATATGCTTTCATCCAGTTCTGTCAGCAACATAAAAATTGTCAGTTTGAACAAGAAGTGAATCTTCCCATATTAGTGTCTCAAGCGGCTATGGACTATGCTAGACAGTATCTGGCTGAACACCCTGAAGAAGATGCAATTTCAACGGCTGTGGATGACTTTGCCCAGATTACGCCAAGCAAGGCCAATCAGTTCTTACGCTGGGCAGTCAGCAAACTACATAGTCATCAGCACCAACATTCATCAAGTAAATAA